One Papaver somniferum cultivar HN1 chromosome 10, ASM357369v1, whole genome shotgun sequence genomic window carries:
- the LOC113316745 gene encoding aspartic proteinase nepenthesin-2-like, producing MILSLQRSLDRYNHYTSNIVVPNNVRAPISYRTSEYVISFRVGTPAVDTYAVIDTGSDLTWLQCKPCHNCYNQEIPMFDPRKSTSYAKVGCEDVRCKAERGSTCDKDGSSCRYNLHYGDSGHSQGILSTETFVFQYDSRSANISILELAFGCGYDNGFPYITSQRVGAPGLIGLSRDPLSLISLLAFDHFSHCLVPMTWNKTSLLRFGLDAIMTKDTTPMMDYGNLTTGAFYVLLEGISVGERGLHIPDGTFDITADGVGGVIIDTGTKYTYLHLVAHVFLIAELEAQIKLDYVPPSPEDIFPNVWEEVGDSKICLTLLETDDGLTIIGAQQLQNVNVGSTISAVVACQQHRFAANDTQFCNEIYPIMS from the exons ATGATCCTAAGCTTACAGCGATCTCTGGACCGGTATAACCACTACACAAGCAACATCGTGGTACCTAATAATGTGCGAGCTCCTATTAGTTACCGCACCTCTGAGTATGTCATAAGTTTTCGCGTAGGTACACCTGCAGTAGACACATATGCCGTCATAGACACAGGTAGTGATTTAACGTGGCTCCAGTGCAAACCTTGCCACAATTGCTACAACCAAGAAATACCCATGTTCGATCCACGCAAATCTACAAGTTACGCTAAAGTTGGATGTGAAGATGTTAGATGCAAGGCAGAAAGAGGCAGCACGTGCGATAAAGATGGTAGTTCTTGCCGCTACAATCTGCATTATGGTGACTCTGGGCATTCACAAGGAATTCTGTCAACGGAAACTTTCGTCTTTCAATACGATAGTCGGTCTGCAAATATTTCTATACTAGAATTAGCATTTGGTTGTGGATACGATAACGGTTTCCCATACATAACTAGTCAACGTGTCGGAGCACCAGGATTGATCGGTTTAAGTAGGGATCCTTTGTCTTTGATTTCACTACTAGCTTTCGATCACTTTTCCCATTGCTTAGTACCAATGACTTGGAACAAAACAAGTCTATTACGCTTCGGATTAGATGCAATTATGACCAAGGATACCACTCCGATGATGGATTATGGTAATTTAACCACTGGAGCTTTTTATGTGTTGTTGGAAGGAATCAGTGTTGGCGAGAGAGGGCTGCATATCCCAGACGGAACCTTCGATATTACAGCAGACGGGGTAGGAGGAGTGATTATTGATACTGGTACAAAGTACACGTATCTTCATCTTGTGGCTCATGTTTTTTTGATTGCAGAACTAGAGGCACAAATTAAACTGGATTATGTCCCTCCAAGTCCAGAGGATATATTTCCc AATGTTTGGGAAGAAGTTGGTGATAGCAAAATATGCCTAACCTTGCTTGAAACAGACGATGGTCTGACAATTATAGGTGCTCAGCAGCTACAAAATGTTAATGTCGG ATCCACCATTTCAGCAGTTGTAGCATGTCAACAGCACAGATTTGCAGCTAATGATACCCAATTTTGTAATGAGATATACCCAATTATGTCCTAA